From Watersipora subatra chromosome 2, tzWatSuba1.1, whole genome shotgun sequence, one genomic window encodes:
- the LOC137387700 gene encoding beta-1,3-galactosyltransferase 1-like — protein MGKMDLIALIKTTSHIIIVLFCVECIIAGALPTYSNSTNATEAEAIEDVEAINPYNYSYILQSDPCTSEVDLLIVIHTSAKLVYSNRRMVMRASWLNRNFLSNKLGLKTKIVFFVGKADTEESQLRMEYESEHYRDIVQSDFTDEYRHNTYKAMSYLRWTSVYCKTASLLMKLDDDTLLKVLRLPSLRSKIKDFVDSKKPIYAGKSIDSIPNRHKHSKWYVSKEVWPEDTYPTWFQGLVYFLSPQHTAELFETALHTHYMHTDDVFIGILVSKTESIRPYTTALSSFSEFALEGFDVVKKLKPKWNKGSSIFFHMPELKPYYLWALEDLRQAETPDIPWFQR, from the exons ATGGGAAAGATGGATCTTATTGCTCTCATAAAGACAACCAGTCATATTATAATAGTGCTTTTTTGCGTGGAATGTATTATTGCTGGTGCTTTACCCACTTATTCCAATTCAACAAACGCCACAGAGGCTGAAGCAATAGAGGACGTAGAGGCTATTAATccatataactatagctatatACTCCAATCAGATCCATGCACCTCAGAAGTTGACCTTCTCATAGTCATACATACATCAGCTAAG ctagtatatagcaACAGAAGAATGGTGATGAGAGCTTCATGGCTGAATAGAAACTTTCTCAGCAATAAACTAGGCCTAAAGACCAAGATAGTCTTCTTTGTGGGAAAGGCTGACACGGAGGAAAGTCAGCTCCGTATGGAATATGAGAGTGAACATTACAGAGATATAGTACAGTCTGATTTCACTGATGAGTATAGGCACAACACTTACAAAGCCATGTCCTACCTCAG GTGGACATCTGTATATTGCAAAACGGCCAGCCTCCTTATGAAATTAGATGATGATACACTGCTCAAAGTACTCAGGCTGCCCTCATTACGCAgtaaaataaaagactttgtcGATTCCAAAAAGCCTATATATGCAG GAAAATCAATTGACAGTATCCCAAACAGACACAAACATAGTAAGTGGTATGTCTCAAAAGAGGTTTGGCCCGAGGATACATATCCAACATGGTTTCAAGGACTTGTGTACTTCCTCTCTCCTCAGCACACCGCCGAGCTATTCGAGACAGCTTTACACACCCATTACATGCATACGGATGATGTTTTCATAGGGATTCTAGTCAGCAAAACGGAGTCTATCAGACCATATACTACAGCTCTCTCTAGCTTCTCAGAATTTGCATTAGAAGGTTTTGATGTAGTTAAAAAGCTGAAACCAAAGTGGAACAAAGGCAGTAGCATATTTTTCCATATGCCAGAGCTGAAGCCTTATTATCTATGGGCTTTAGAAGACTTACGTCAGGCTGAAACTCCCGACATCCCGTGGTTTCAGAGGTAG